From the Insulibacter thermoxylanivorax genome, the window TGCTCAAGCCGATGCGGAACAACCTGGACAGAGACTCCACAACCTCAGCCACATCATCTGCTCCTTTGCTTCTCGCCAGCCAATGGATCGTATCTAAGGTATTGTACAGAAAATGCGGCTTGATATGAGCCTGCAAACTCTTCAGTTCCGCTTCCCGCTTCTGCCTCTCCTGCAGTTCCGTCAACTCCAGCAGCTTGCGCAGCTGCACCAGCATCTTGTTGAAACTCATGCCGAGCTTGCCCAGTTCATCCTGCCGGCGGCTCGTATGGCGCACCGTCAGATCCCCTTCCTCAGCTTTCTGCATAAAGGATTGCAGCTGTTGGATCGGCCGCGAGATGGAGTGTGAGACGTAGAGAGAAGCGGTGATACCCATCATGCAGATCAAGAACACGAAGCTGACTACGTAGAACTGAATCTGCCGTACTGCTGCCGCGGATTCATGGGTCGGGAAGACCCCCACCGTCGTCCAGTTGGTAAAAGAAGACGTGAGATAGATCAGCTGCAGGGACCTGCCGTTCACTTCCTTGGACAGGGTCCCCGATGACTGATCTCCCAGCCATTCTATGGGGATCCGCTCGATGATCGGATTCGTGGGCGCATAGATATTGTCCCCGTCCTGATCCACTACCATCAGGTAACCGGTCTTGCCGAGGCGGACATCCTTCGCCGTCTCTGCGATCACCCGCAGTTTCAGATCGACGAGTACAACGCCCTGCACTTGCTGGGTGTCCGGCTCCAAGATAGCGCGAACGACGGAGACCACCTCATCGGGTTTGTAATTCGTATGCGTCGTCACATTACGTGCGCCGGGATGACCGACAATGGTGAAGATCCCTCGGCTCTCCACTGCCTGCTTGTACCATGTTTCTTCAGTAAGCGGTGCATCGATGCGAGCATACATATCGTTGCTCAAATAGCGCCCCTGCCGGTCCGCTACCAGGATTCCGGCGACTTCGGGATATAACGTGGTGAACCCTTGCAAGAAACGTGAAACCGTATACAACTCTTCCGAGTTCAGCGGTTCTTCATCCTCGGCCAGAAACTTCCGAACCAGCGGATCGAAGGAGATAAAATACGTCAGATTCTGCATATTGCTTACGACATGTTCAAGGGTACTGTTTACTTTACCGATGATCTGCAGCGTATGTTCATTCACCTGCTCCTCGATGATGCGCGTCACCGTATAGCTGACCAGCACTCCCAGCAGCAGAGAAGGGATGATCGCGATCAGCATGAAGTTCAGGATCAGCTTGTAGCGGATCGGCAGATTATTCATCTCCCAT encodes:
- a CDS encoding cache domain-containing sensor histidine kinase, with the protein product MNNLPIRYKLILNFMLIAIIPSLLLGVLVSYTVTRIIEEQVNEHTLQIIGKVNSTLEHVVSNMQNLTYFISFDPLVRKFLAEDEEPLNSEELYTVSRFLQGFTTLYPEVAGILVADRQGRYLSNDMYARIDAPLTEETWYKQAVESRGIFTIVGHPGARNVTTHTNYKPDEVVSVVRAILEPDTQQVQGVVLVDLKLRVIAETAKDVRLGKTGYLMVVDQDGDNIYAPTNPIIERIPIEWLGDQSSGTLSKEVNGRSLQLIYLTSSFTNWTTVGVFPTHESAAAVRQIQFYVVSFVFLICMMGITASLYVSHSISRPIQQLQSFMQKAEEGDLTVRHTSRRQDELGKLGMSFNKMLVQLRKLLELTELQERQKREAELKSLQAHIKPHFLYNTLDTIHWLARSKGADDVAEVVESLSRLFRIGLSKGQEMIPLLDEIEHIRSYLKIQKTRYRDKLNYTIEAAPDTAHLEVLKVLLQPIVENAIYHGLKQRRGPGNIRIRTAVEEQVLLLTVEDDGIGIPAEKLAELRDLLERSTEHQPGSSAGSSGYGIVNVQARLKLSFGDRYGVRIESEPGRGTVVTIMHPIVDHGRRGGGAHDAGSHGERTLGSALEGADRG